The Armatimonadota bacterium genomic sequence GGTCCACTATCTGGCGGAGGCGATCGAGGGTTACTTCGGCGACGGTTCTGAATGGGAGATGAACCTCTATTACTCGCACGAGGATACGCCGCTTGGCACTGCAGGCAGCGTCAAGAAAGCCGAAGACTATCTGAGCGAAGGCACGTTCGTTATCGTGAGCGGCGATGCGCTGACCGACATCGATCTTCAGCCTGCGCTCGACTTCCATCGTCAAAAGGGCGCGCTCGCCACGCTTATCCTGGCGCGAGTGCAGAACCCTCTCGAGTTCGGCGTTGTCATCACACAAGAGGACGGTCGCATTCTACGGTTCCTAGAAAAACCCAGCTGGAGCGAGGTCTTTTCCGACACGGTCAATACCGGCATGTACATTCTAGAGCCGGAGATATTCGGCTTTATGGAGCCAAACGCGCCGTACGACTTCAGCCAAGACCTTTTTCCGCTCCTTATGAGAGAGGGCAAGGCGCTCTACGGTTATGTTATGAACGAGTATTGGAGCGACGTCGGCTCGTTGCAGCAGTATCGGACTGCGCAAGAAGACCTGTTGCAGCGCAGGGTCAACTTGGATATACCGGGCGTCGAACAACAGCCGGGCATCTTTGTAGGCGCAGGCGCATACCTTGATCCAGCCGCCGAGATCATTGCGCCGAGTTGTATTGGAGCCAGTTCCAAGATTAAGTCAGGCGCAGTGGTCGGTCCATTTGCCGTGATCGGCGAGAACTGTATTATCGAGGAAAATGCCGTGGTTGCGCGGAGCATCTTGTGGGACAGCGTCTACATTGGCCATGCCTCTTCCGTCCAGAGCGCTATCGTGGGCAGCCGCGCAACCATCAAGGAGGCCGTTCAGATTCAAGAGGACGCCGTAGTGGGCGACCGATGCATGATCGATGGCGACAGCGTCATTCGTTCGCGAATCAAACTGTGGCCGGACAAATATATCGAGAGCGGCTCGACCGTAAACATGAGCCTGATCTGGGGCAAGAACTGGCGCGGCTCGCTGTTCCGAAATCTCAGCGTGCAAGGCCTGAGCAACATCGAAATCACGCCCGAACTGGCCACCAAACTGGGCGCGGCCTACGGTTCGTCTCTCTCTCGCGGCTCCATCGTCGTTACCTCGCGCGATTCGCTCAAAGTCTCTCGAATGATCAAACGCGCCTTTATATCCGGACTTCTGTCCACAGGCATCGAGGTCATGGATCTTCGGTCCATGCCTTTGCCGATCGTCCGCCATGCCATTCGCACGACTCAGGCGGTCGGCGGCGTAACAGTGCGGGCCGCGCCCATCAACGCCAAGACAACCCTAATCGAGTTTTACGATCAAGGCGGCATCTATCTTTCGAAAAACCAAGAGAGAAAGGTTGAAAACCTCTATTTCCGCGAAGATTTCGTGCGTTGCGATCCGAGCGAAGTTGGCACTATCGAGTTTGCCTCGCGGGCGATCGAGCAGTACCAAAGCGGGTTCTTGAGCGCCTTAAAGCACGAGCAAACGACGAAGCCTTTGCGCTTGGTGGCCGACTTCGCCTACAGCCGAGTGGCGTCGATCTACCCAGGAATGCTCGGCCAGTTCGGGCACGATGTGATCTCGCTCAACGCCTATCCGGACCCGTCCAAAGCGCCCCATAGCCCCGCAGATGTCGATGTTTTTCGCACCAATCTTCAACAAATCGTGCGAAGTCTGAACGCTGATTGCGGCGTGCTGTTCGAAAACGAAGGCGAGAGGCTTAATGTGGTAGATGAGAAAGGGAGGCTGATCTCAGGCTACGGCCTCTTGATGACCTATGCGCTCTTGGTCGCCAAGTCTAGGCCGGGATGTTCGATTGCGGCGCCGATCACCGCGCCGAGCAGCCTTGAAGAGCTTCTCAGACCCTACGATGCCCATGTGATCCGTACCAAGACGGACGCCCGATCACTGATGACCATTGCCGCAGAACGCGCCGATAACGTTGCGTTAGTGGGCGACATGGAAGGCGGCCTGCTTTTCCCCGAGTTCCAGCCGAGCTTCGATGCGATGTTCGCATTCGCTCGCCTATTAGAGATGGCCCAAAAGGCCGAACTCAAGTTGAGCCAAGTCTACGATCAAGTGCCGCCCAGTTATGTCGCAAGCCGCGCTATACGATGCCCTTGGGAACTGAAAGGTCGAATCATGCGCGTGCTGACCGAAGATGCGTCGCGCGAGGCTCGGGTCGAATTGATCGACGGCATCAAGATTCATCACGACGAAGCGTGGGCGCTGGTATTGCCCGATTCGGCCGAGCCGGTCTTCCACTTGCATGTCGAAGGTCCGACTCAAAAGGATGCCGAGATTCTGCTGAACCAGTACGCAGAGAGGATCGAGGCCATTCGGTAGTGGGCAGCGTCTTTGGGAGGTTGTTTCAGATCGCGACTTTTGGCGAATCGCACGGCACGGCGGTCGGCGTCGTTGTCGATGGATGTCCGCCTGGCCTCGAAATCAACCTAGATGAAATCCAGTTCGAATTGGATCGTCGCCGACCCGGCCAAAGCAAACTGGTGTCGCAACGGAAGGAGCCAGATCGCGTCGCGGTCCTATCTGGATTGATCGATGGTCGCACGCTGGGTACGCCAATCTGTCTCTTGGTTCACAATCAGGATGCGCGCCCTGGCGACTATGCCCAGATTCAGGAGCTCTATCGACCCTCTCACGCCGACTACACCTACGATGCGAAGTATGGCCTGCGCGCGTGGCAGGGCGGAGGGCGAGCCAGCGCGAGGGAAACCATTGGTCGAGTAGCCGCAGGATCGGTCGCCAAGCAACTGCTGCGCAATCGATACCAAGTCGAAATTGTCGGATGGGTGGCCGAGGCTGGCGGCGTTCGCGCCAAGGTCGATCCAAGCAAAGTTACCATAGCGCAGGTAGAAGCCACGCCAACCCGATGTCCGCAGCCAGCCGCGGCGCGAAAGATCCAGGAACGAATCGAGGAAATCCGAAAGGAAGGCGATTCGATTGGCGGCGTCGTAGGTTGCGTGGCTCGCGGCTGTCCGCCCGGCTGGGGAGACCCAGTTTTCGATAAGCTCGAAGCCGACTTGGCCAAGGCGGTCTTAAGCTTGCCCGCGTCTAAAGGCTTCGAGATCGGTTCGGGCTTTGCTGGCGCGCGAATGACGGGCAGCCGGCATAACGACCCGTTCTACAACGATGGAGCCGACCGAATTCGTACCCGCACCAACTATTCTGGCGGCATCCAAGGCGGTATCACCAATGGAGAGGACATTGTGATCCGCGTCGCATTCAAGCCGACGTCGACGATCTTTAAGCCGCAAGAGACGGTCGATCGGCAAGGCAATCCCGCCATTCTGAAAGCAAAGGGCCGCCACGATCCTTGCGTGCTTCCACGAGCGGTGCCTATGGTGGAGGCGATGGTGGCGCTAACCCTGGCCGACCACGCGCTGCGCCATCAGGCTCAATGCGACTGAGCGACTGGTTCTTCTGCTTCTATCTGGACGGCGGCATGAACATCGGACGGCAACGCGTCCAAATGCGTTCGGAGCAAGGCTCGGATCTCGCTGATGATCAGTCGTTTTTGCGCTTTTAGACCTGCAATCTCTTCTTCTAACTTGGCGGCTTGCAGTTTGGCCTCGGCCAGGATCAGTTCAGCCTCTTTGCGGGCATTGGCGCGGACTTCGTCTGCCGACTTTTGCGCCAACATCAGCGCTTCTTTCAGTGTGTCTTCCATCGAGCGAAACTTGTCGGTCTCAGTCGAGGCGGAACCCAGTTCGGACTTTAACCGCCGATTCTCCTCCTGAAGATCGTCATAGTCGGCTGCTATCTCTTGTAGAAAGAGCTGCACCGCTGTCGGATCGTATCCGCGCATTCGGCGAGGAAACGCTCGGCTTTCTATCTCCAGCACGGTAATCCGTCCGCGGTCGCTCATCCAAAGATCCTCACGATTAGATTTGAGAGAAACATCAGACCCACCAGCGCAATGATGGGCGAAAAGTCGATCGACATCCCGCCAAAGCCCATCCGACCCGTAAACCGCCACAGCACGTCGCGCACGGGCGAGAGGATCGCCCCGCTCACCCTCAAAATCGACCGTATGATCGGATTATAGAGCGGCACGCGCACGTTAAACAGCCGCAACCAAGAAAGAATCACCTCAAAGAGAATGCACAGCACAAGCAGGTTTATCATCCA encodes the following:
- a CDS encoding NTP transferase domain-containing protein; protein product: MSKNLKAVIMAGGEGARLRPITASRPKPLTPICNRPIMEHILLLLKRQGIDTVVATVHYLAEAIEGYFGDGSEWEMNLYYSHEDTPLGTAGSVKKAEDYLSEGTFVIVSGDALTDIDLQPALDFHRQKGALATLILARVQNPLEFGVVITQEDGRILRFLEKPSWSEVFSDTVNTGMYILEPEIFGFMEPNAPYDFSQDLFPLLMREGKALYGYVMNEYWSDVGSLQQYRTAQEDLLQRRVNLDIPGVEQQPGIFVGAGAYLDPAAEIIAPSCIGASSKIKSGAVVGPFAVIGENCIIEENAVVARSILWDSVYIGHASSVQSAIVGSRATIKEAVQIQEDAVVGDRCMIDGDSVIRSRIKLWPDKYIESGSTVNMSLIWGKNWRGSLFRNLSVQGLSNIEITPELATKLGAAYGSSLSRGSIVVTSRDSLKVSRMIKRAFISGLLSTGIEVMDLRSMPLPIVRHAIRTTQAVGGVTVRAAPINAKTTLIEFYDQGGIYLSKNQERKVENLYFREDFVRCDPSEVGTIEFASRAIEQYQSGFLSALKHEQTTKPLRLVADFAYSRVASIYPGMLGQFGHDVISLNAYPDPSKAPHSPADVDVFRTNLQQIVRSLNADCGVLFENEGERLNVVDEKGRLISGYGLLMTYALLVAKSRPGCSIAAPITAPSSLEELLRPYDAHVIRTKTDARSLMTIAAERADNVALVGDMEGGLLFPEFQPSFDAMFAFARLLEMAQKAELKLSQVYDQVPPSYVASRAIRCPWELKGRIMRVLTEDASREARVELIDGIKIHHDEAWALVLPDSAEPVFHLHVEGPTQKDAEILLNQYAERIEAIR
- a CDS encoding YggT family protein, with the translated sequence MMLNWRLQQPTDLLIWMINLLVLCILFEVILSWLRLFNVRVPLYNPIIRSILRVSGAILSPVRDVLWRFTGRMGFGGMSIDFSPIIALVGLMFLSNLIVRIFG
- the aroC gene encoding chorismate synthase, which codes for MGSVFGRLFQIATFGESHGTAVGVVVDGCPPGLEINLDEIQFELDRRRPGQSKLVSQRKEPDRVAVLSGLIDGRTLGTPICLLVHNQDARPGDYAQIQELYRPSHADYTYDAKYGLRAWQGGGRASARETIGRVAAGSVAKQLLRNRYQVEIVGWVAEAGGVRAKVDPSKVTIAQVEATPTRCPQPAAARKIQERIEEIRKEGDSIGGVVGCVARGCPPGWGDPVFDKLEADLAKAVLSLPASKGFEIGSGFAGARMTGSRHNDPFYNDGADRIRTRTNYSGGIQGGITNGEDIVIRVAFKPTSTIFKPQETVDRQGNPAILKAKGRHDPCVLPRAVPMVEAMVALTLADHALRHQAQCD
- a CDS encoding DivIVA domain-containing protein; the protein is MSDRGRITVLEIESRAFPRRMRGYDPTAVQLFLQEIAADYDDLQEENRRLKSELGSASTETDKFRSMEDTLKEALMLAQKSADEVRANARKEAELILAEAKLQAAKLEEEIAGLKAQKRLIISEIRALLRTHLDALPSDVHAAVQIEAEEPVAQSH